The Silene latifolia isolate original U9 population chromosome 4, ASM4854445v1, whole genome shotgun sequence region GATCAATCTTCTCTTTTTCTGCAGATCATTGGTGTTGTTCATAGAGTTGAGTGCGGAGATGTATAATTCAGGCGTTCCTGCCAACGTTGAAGCCTATGTGCTATTTGCAGCAGCAGAGTTCATATGGTTTCTGACTAATAGGACGTGGTTTGGCTTCGCATTGGCCTGTATTGTAGGCGTTGCTTGCCCGTTAGCTGAGATACCACTCATCAAGTATGACTCTGTGCCTACTCTTCCGCACTTTACTGTAAAAATGCTTGAAAGTCCTGAACTAAGAAAGATTCCCCTCAACCCCTCCCTCGACTACTGGATATGAAAATACGATACTATATTGCCTCTATTACGAAAATATCAACAGGACACGATTCTGACATAATATTTGGAACACTGATGTACAGATATCTTCACCTATGGGACTATCCTCAAGCAAATGTGGTACTCTTCGGCGAGGTATTTAATACTCACAGGCCACAGCATCTACGGCGTATCTACTTGCACAATTTTAGTTCTCGTTCATATTAACATCAACATTCAACAGTTGGCTTTGCAATGTGTAGGGGCTTGTCAGTTGGACGATCACCTGCTATTTCGTCTACACATTTTTTTTGATCAATTATTCGCGATGGCTTAAGTCGGTCTTTGTTGCTGATGATTTCAAGAGCAAGGCATAAATAAGTGATGCATCTATCATTCTACCCAACGCGATCAGTTTGTATAAGCTGTATGCCTGTATTATGTGTGAcatcctctatttactaaaagaataggaaaaactttaaatttttccgcctaaactacattttactttcttattttgatataatctcttatttaaaatttgtcTATAAGATTTCTGTGATAAAAAATTCGTTGCTAAATTGTAACTAAATGATATGCTAATAAAAAATTATaaacaatttcattaattttgtttatacatattaCTCAATTTTTTGAATAGTTTtatagttaatttttttttttaaataaaaactctataaatatcgcaaattcattgcgcgggatctaaactagtaatAGTATTACCATCTTAGTTTCAAACGAGGCGACATAAATGAAGCAATTAAGAAGATTGTAACACCCTATGACTCTGAGGCTCTGAGGCTGACAATCAAATTACCTAGAATTCTAGAAACTAGAGTTAACTGTAATCTTGCATAAAAAGTCCAATTTTCCATGCTTCAAACAACTTCAAATGAATTTCGATATGTGAatgcaaattcttatttcagatggGCTATTTCCCGTCCGAAATAAGATAGATCAAATGTAGCCATTTTACGGTAAAATGTTACTATTTTCTGATAAAATGTTaccatcattttcagggtaaaaaatgacaacTTTAGTTACACTATAACATTTGTCATTAAATAATTACATTCTATTAAAAAATGGTGATATTTAATCCATCTTATTTCTGACTGTCTGAAGCAAGACTTATTGTATGCGAATAACTCTCAATTTTTTTTGCAAAATGCTAAACAAAAGATGCATGAAAGTGCCTATGCATAATGTTTAATAAACTGCCAGTTTATAGTTTTATGCATATTATGGTGGATTGGCGGGTATTAGGGTAACCTCATCTAATTAGATGTTGATCATTATGAGTCACAAAATCCTTATAAGAACTCTTAGTCGAATGGTTAAGACAAGGTCTAGGGGTATTTTGTACCGACCTAGTGTCCCATTTTACGCCGAAAAAACAAGGCGCATGTGACATGTCCTTTCTCTTCAAATTGGAATACTCCGTATAATCCACCTATGATAAAGTGGAGAGGGCATGTAATAAAtgctacacaaaatctcattgaagacgggcgatattcGTCATAAGTTTGTGACGGACTGATGGATACCGTTTCgtctcacaaaatgcccattgagaggtgagtgggaaatacatgggggtgccccaccttgtcccctctccctttttgtgagaggtcacaaacttgtgacgagATTAACCCGTCACTAGCAAGACTAGCTGTAAATGTTAAACGTTGCTAGACAAACCTAAGACATTGCCATAAAATAGGAGCAAAATTGAATTGGACATTAACATTAAGGTCCTGTTCTTTTTGACTTAGGCCCTgtttttttggacttaatttGATTCTAAtaattcgattgattgattgattcactccattcgattgattgattgattcactccattgattgattgattgatcgattgattcgattcgattgatttatttcaacattactattattattcttattgatattcttattattatttttatattaatgtatttactattgttattattattattattattattattattattattatattatttttatatttattatattactattatatttattaataattaattcgtattgtttatattattatatatatatttaatacatttattattattattattattattattattatattattatatttattattttattaatatatttattattattaatattattcataacatatttattattaatatatttaatattattatattaagaagctattatttaatatttattattttattaatatactcattattaatattattaatcacatatttattattattattattatttgttccgagtgtaattccagagcaagtattgttaccacccgtggcttgtagaataatgtcttgagttgaatccttctttccttaattgttcctcttgacctctcctgcaacaatgaacgaactgagggcttggctttgtgccaagcgtactcactccgacgctcaagtcagtaaactcaagggataagttgttgttacttgactaaatgtatattgtagagagataaggaagataataccagatgaatagtgtttcttaggttaagttgtggatcctttcctcaatgaagtttgaggagtatttatagactttcaccttttgtcacgtagtggccaagtggccaagtggctagcaggtggaaagactgatttacccctcggccgagggacctatggcaggccggcgggccctgttgactcaccgccgaggggtcttggatatgagtacgcgggtatatGTCCCGGCCgacaggttgccatgccgagacccagccgACAGCCGATGGGTCGATCGGCTAGTcgcctaagtcgttgacttgctgtggatatctttgaccttgctcaatatgttgacttggtcagcggtgcagaatatgccccatcattattattatatttaatattattatgttaataagttattatattagacctattattattattattattatattatttattttttagttattattattaatatattatattattattaataatgttatcatttatattactaatatattttattattattactttatttattattatattaatattttattttttatatatgttattagattattattattagattatattaatatattattattattaatgaataatattataataatatttattattattattggtattatttttattataatatttattattattattattattaatataatctttttattattatttcgattgattgattgaatcgattgattgattgattgattcagctccattaagttcgattcgattgattcagctccattaagttcgattcgattgattcagacAATTTGGtcaaaaagaacagggccttaaagtcacttaatttaagttcacttcagatcctataagttgattcgattgattcaaatcctataagttcgattcgattcgagatcctataagttgattcgattcagatcttataagttcgattcatatcctataagttcgatttaACCTATAAGTTGATTGagatcctatacctcacttaatttaagttcacttcagatcctataaattgattcgattgattcgattcgagatcctataagttcgattcgattgattcgagatcctataagttcagttcacttCAGATCAGATTAGTTTCAatccaaaagaacaaggcctaaCAACCTAACACCTTTAGATATTTCAAACGTTTCAATCTCGAATCAACGATAAAACAAAACACTAGTATTGCAGACTTTGTTAGGTTCTGTTTGGTAAAACACTAGTATTTCAAATGTTTCAATCTAATACCTCTTCagatttcagttagcttttcagttttcaggtaCTTTTTCAGATTTCAGATATCTTTttagttagttttaccaaacagaaccTAACATTTTATCATTAAATGATCTATTAAAAAATGGTGTCCGTATTATTTTAGAGGCAAAATAAGACTTATTGGCAATTTGGCATACGCATATAAGCATATTATCTTCACAGATTCTTATTTGTGACcgatatatccgtcacaaacttgcgacgggtcaaatacaatccATATAgggagataagacaaaagcaaattGTCTAGAAAGTAGCATTcttttttgtcttatctatccaTGTGGTGGTATTTGACCCGTCATTTAACCCGTCGCAAACTTATGACGGATATACTCGTCAGAATGGAGAGTTGCTTTATTATCTTAGGATTCTAGGGGGTTTGTGCTTTTCACTTTGATGGTTTTAAGAGCCCCACTTGCACATGATTTTTTTAAAGTTTTCTAAATAACCTACAAAGAACATTTAAGGTTatttttttattacaaaattctcattgaagacggacactattcgtcacaagctgaagacggatagtattcctctcacaaaatgcaaatggatagtgcaagtgggggtaaaatggatacccccacttgccctcccacttgcattttgtgagagggtcactatccgtcttcagcttgtgacggatagtgaccgtcttcaatgagacggactgttttttattttattttttttataaggaAGGGAACTAGATTAATCTCTACAATAGGACCAACTTATGTCGGGGAGTGAGAACATTTAAGGTTGTTAATAATCACTACGgtcttttttttttcgtatttttttttgcaaaaaataacCATATTATGATTACTTTTGGGTCAATAATGACTACCTTGAAAAAAaatagatttttgaattttttagttACACAAAGTGGTCACTATTTAACCAAGTGTGATCACTATTTAGTAAAAAATGATCACTTTATTCTAGTTGTACGCACGAGCGTTGTAAAAGAGAATTTATGATATGAATACAGAATACTCCTTCCAATCACTTCCATATTTCATTTTTCTTATTATTCGGGTTTTCTACCTATTTAATTATTATACTatcctttttattttaattttaaatcaCAGTATCGATAAATTGAGCCAAAATTCTCTCCATTTTCTAAAACAGTTCACAACGGCCTAAATTGTATCTTGTCAACATCGAACAATTCACAATTTATGCATAAAAATAAGGGTTAATAGAATATAAAtgagataatattattaaatgagtttGTAAGAGGAAATAGAGagaaaagaaacacaaaaacTCCGGATAGACTCTCTCAATatcgttattgagagacctctcacatgatggggtgagaGACCACTGAGTTTCCtttttccctattatgtctcctactaagacggtctctcatgagacttactggaaaagaaatggagaggatccttgtTGCGATAAATtacagttcatagactatacatctgaggtagtacctcttattgcttattttctaagttttattttaaagttttttagTTTCGCTCTAGTATAAAGTTTTTaagcacatttactaaaacattacactaaaaaattataatattgctcaaaaactatatttataaatggcagttcatagactatacatctgaggtaatacctcttattgtttattttctgagttttattttaaagtttttgagttctgctttagtataaaATTTTTGAGCATATTTACTAAAACactacactaaaaaaatataatattgctcaaaaactatatttataaatggtaatatgttcaaaaaaaatgtgtatatgctcaaaaactacaaggtttgaggtactacctcagatgcgtaatcaTTTTTCTCTTATAAATGTTCtcttataaatggtaatatgttCAGAAAAAATATGTATATGCTAAAAAACTACAAGatctgaggtactacctcagatgcgtaattCTTTTTCTCGATAAAGTAGTGTCAAACCGTCTTTCACGAGACCGACTCAAATTACATGAGGCAAATAGCGGTAATTTATTAAGATTCCTAGTTTTTAGTTTGGTAAGAAAATTACAGAATCTTAAAATTGGGGATTAATGGCGTCAATTAAATGTTAACACAATCTGTAAACGGAAGGGAAAGAACCCAACCCTAGTCCGTAAAATTGTTCGGTAGAGAAGAAACAAAACAACACAGTTCAGTTCAATTTGGGGGTAAAAAAAATGGAAGTATTGAATTTAGGAATTGGAATTAAAGTTGAAGTAAGCAGCGACGAAGAAGGTTTCCGTGGAGCTTGGTATGTCGCCACCGTCCTCAAACCACCGTCACCTCCGTCGTCGCCGTCGCCGTCGCCGTCTAATAAAGTATTAGTCGAGTACGATTCATTATTAGCGCAAGAAAACGGTTCAGCTCTTCTTCGAGAATTCGTTGATCTCAAATTCGTCAGACCGCTACCGCCGGTCGATAGCGGTCTGGTTCAGTTTAAACCGGATGACCTCGTTGACGCTTATTATCAAGATGGTTGGTGGTCTGGTGTTATAACTCAGGTTGTTCATCCGCATTCGTTGTATAAAGTGTTTTTCTCGAATCCGCCTGATGAGCTTCTGTTTAATTCTTCGGATTTGCGGATCCATCGGACTTGGATTAGTGGAGTTTGGCTTCGTCCTCCTAAGCCTAATCCCCAGGTTATTTCTTCTTTTTCCGTCtcagttatttgtttaccttttttatttatTGTGATT contains the following coding sequences:
- the LOC141652902 gene encoding uncharacterized protein LOC141652902 isoform X2 yields the protein MGKVLHVQKRFRNGKPQCSSLKQPRGLSLKTTWPTISAALFGSGFVLGPLLDGLHSRVNLVVYRTGSIHIGPLSTNIWVPVLLGVFYCAVGLLQLYLDERTSPSATTQGSLKKMLVSLISLVLFIELSAEMYNSGVPANVEAYVLFAAAEFIWFLTNRTWFGFALACIVGVACPLAEIPLIKYLHLWDYPQANVVLFGEGLVSWTITCYFVYTFFLINYSRWLKSVFVADDFKSKA